The Harpia harpyja isolate bHarHar1 chromosome 10, bHarHar1 primary haplotype, whole genome shotgun sequence genome includes a region encoding these proteins:
- the SMC3 gene encoding structural maintenance of chromosomes protein 3 isoform X1, with protein sequence MYIKQVIIQGFRSYRDQTIVDPFSSKHNVIVGRNGSGKSNFFYAIQFVLSDEFSHLRPEQRLALLHEGTGPRVISAFVEIIFDNSDNRLPIDKEEVSLRRVIGAKKDQYFLDKKMVTKNDVMNLLESAGFSRSNPYYIVKQGKINQMATAPDSQRLKLLREVAGTRVYDERKEESISLMKETEGKREKINELLKYIEERLHTLEEEKEELAQYQKWDKMRRALEYTIYNQELNETRAKLDELSAKRETSGEKSRQLRDAQQDARDKMEEIERQVRELKTKISAMKEEKEQLSAERQEQIKQRTKLELKAKDLQDELAGNSEQRKRLLKERQKLLEKIEEKQKELAETEPKFNSVKEKEERGIARLAQATQERTDLYAKQGRGSQFTSKEERDKWIKKELKSLDQAINDKKRQIAAIHKDLEDTEANKEKNLEQYSKLDQDLNEVKARVEELDRKYYEVKNKKDELQSERNYLWREENAEQQALAAKREDLEKKQQLLRAATGKAILNGIDSINKVLEHFRRKGINQHVLNGYHGIVMNNFECEPAFYTCVEVTAGNRLFYHIVDSDEVSTKILMEFNKMNLPGEVTFLPLNKLDVRDTAYPETNDAIPMISKLRYNPRFDKAFKHVFGKTLICRSMEVSTQLARAFTMDCITLEGDQVSHRGALTGGYYDTRKSRLELQKDVRKAEEELGELEAKLNENLRRNIERINNEIDQLMNQMQQIETQQRKFKASRDSILSEMKMLKEKRQQSEKTFMPKQRSLQSLEASLHAMESTRESLKAELGTDLLSQLSLEDQKRVDALNDEIRQLQQENRQLLNERIKLEGIITRVETYLNENLRKRLDQVEQELNELRETEGGTVLTATTSELEAINKRVKDTLARSDDLDNSIDKTEAGIKELQKSMERWKNMEKEHMDAINHDTKELEKMTNRQGMLLKKKEECMKKIRELGSLPQEAFEKYQTLSLKQLFRKLEQCNTELKKYSHVNKKALDQFVNFSEQKEKLIKRQEELDRGYKSIMELMNVLELRKYEAIQLTFKQVSKNFSEVFQKLVPGGKATLVMKKGDVEGSQSQDEGEGSTESERGSGSQSSVPSVDQFTGVGIRVSFTGKQGEMREMQQLSGGQKSLVALALIFAIQKCDPAPFYLFDEIDQALDAQHRKAVSDMIMELAEHAQFITTTFRPELLESADKFYGVKFRNKVSHIDVITAEMAKDFVEDDTTHG encoded by the exons ATGTACATCAAGCAG GTAATCATTCAGGGCTTTCGAAGTTACAGGGACCAAACTATTGTGGACCCATTCAGCTCAAAACACAACGTCATTG tgggAAGAAATGGATCtggaaaaagcaactttttttatG CAATTCAGTTTGTACTCAGTGATGAGTTTAGTCATCTTCGCCCAGAGCAGAGGCTGGCTTTGTTGCAT GAAGGTACAGGTCCTCGTGTTATTTCAGCAtttgtggaaattatttttgacaaTTCGGACAATAGGTTACCG atTGATAAAGAGGAAGTCTCACTTCGCAGAGTCATTGGAGCCAAGAAGGACCAGTATTTCTTAGACAAGAAAATGGTGAC gaaaaatgaTGTAATGAATCTTCTTGAAAGTGCTGGATTTTCTCGCAGTAATCCCTACTATATCGTCAAACAAGGAAAG ATCAACCAGATGGCCACAGCTCCTGACTCTCAAAGACTGAAGTTACTAAGAGAAGTAGCTGGTACCAGAGTGTATGATGAACGTAAAGAAGAGAGTATTTCACTAATGAAAGAAACAG AGGGCAAGCGAGAGAAGATCAATGAGTTGTTGAAATACATTGAGGAGCGACTGCATACtctagaagaggagaaagaagagctggCTCAGTACCAGAAATGGGATAAAATGAGGAGAGCGTTAGAATATACCATTTATAATCAGGAGCTTAATGAAACCCGAGCTAAGCTTGATGAG CTTTCTGCCAAACGGGAGACAAGTGGAGAGAAGTCCAGGCAGCTGAGAGATGCACAGCAAGATGCTAGAGATAAAATGGAG GAAATAGAACGGCAAGTTCGAGAACTGAAGACAAAGATTTCggcaatgaaagaagagaaagaacaacTTAGTGCTGAAAGACAGGAGCAGATTAAACAGAGGACTAAATTAGAGCTGAAGGCTAAAGACCTGCAGGATGAATTAGCTGGCAACAGTGAACAAAGG AAAAGACTGTTAAAAGAGAGGCAAAAGCTTCTTGAGAAAATtgaggagaagcagaaagaattAGCAGAAACGGAGCCAAAATTCaacagtgtaaaagaaaaagaagagaggggaaTTGCTAG ACTTGCACAGGCTACGCAGGAAAGAACAGATCTTTATGCAAAACAAGGTCGAGGAAGCCAGTTTACTTCCAAAGAAGAAAGGGATAAGTGGATAAAGAAAGAACTGAAGTCTTTAGATCAAGCCATCAATGACAAGAAGCGGCAGATTGCAGCTATACACAAGGATTTAGAGGATACAGAGGCAAACAAGGAGAAAAATTTGGAACAGTACAGT AAACTGGACCAGGATCTTAATGAAGTGAAGGCTCGTGTTGAAGAACTCGACAGAAAATACTATGAAGTGAAGAATAAAAAGGATGAACTACAGAGCGAAAGAAA ttATCTATGGAGGGAAGAGAATGCAGAACAACAAGCTCTTGCTGCAAAGCGGGAggatttagaaaagaaacagcagcttcTCAGAGCAGCAACAGGAAAG GCCATTTTGAATGGTATAGACAGCATAAACAAAGTTTTGGAGCACTTCCGTCGAAAAGGCATAAACCAGCATGTTCTAAATGGCTATCATGGCATTGTGATGAATAACTTTGAATGTGAACCAGCTTTCTACACCTGTGTTGAAGTTACTGCAGGGAACAG GTTGTTTTATCACATTGTGGATTCTGATGAGGTCAGTACAAAGATCCTAATGGAATTTAACAAAATGAACCTTCCTGGAGAAGTTACTTTCCTCCCTCTGAACAAGCTGGATGTTAGAGATACTGCTTATCCTGAGACTAAT GATGCTATTCCTATGATCAGTAAACTGAGATACAATCCAAGATTTGACAAAGCTTTCAAACATGTTTTTGGAAAGACTCTGATTTGTCGTAGCATGGAAGTGTCTACCCAGCTGGCCAGAGCTTTCACTATGGATTGTATTACTCTGGAAG GTGATCAAGTCAGCCATCGTGGTGCTTTGACTGGAGGTTATTATGACACAAGGAAGTCTCGGCTTGAATTGCAAAAAGATGTTAGAAAGGCAGAAGAAGAACTTGGTGAACTTGAAGCAAAACTCAATGAAAACTTACGCAGAAACATTGAAA GGATTAATAATGAGATTGACCAGCTAATGAACCAAATGCAGCAAATTGAGACACAGCAGAGAAAGTTCAAAGCCTCCCGAGACAGTATTTTGTCAGAGATGAAAATGCTaaaggagaagaggcagcagtCTGAAAAGACATTTATGCCTAAG CAACGCAGTTTGCAGAGCTTGGAGGCAAGTTTACATGCTATGGAGTCAACTAGAGAATCGTTAAAAGCAGAACTGGGGACTGATTTGTTGTCTCAGCTCAGTCTTGAAGATCAGAAACGTGTGGATGCTCTCAATGATGAAATTCGACAACTACAGCAa gaaaacagacAGCTTTTGAATGAGAGGATTAAACTAGAAGGCATTATCACAAGAGTTGAAACATACCTCAATGAGAATCTGAGAAAACGCTTAGACCAAGTGGAACAA GAACTGAATGAGCTTCGAGAAACAGAAGGTGGCACAGTTCTTACTGCCACAACATCAGAACTTGAGGCTATCAACAAACGAGTGAAAGATACACTGGCACGGTCAGATG ATCTGGATAATTCTATTGACAAAACAGAAGCAGGAATTAAAGAGCTTCAAAAGAGCATGGAACGCTGGAAGAACATGGAAAAGGAGCATATGGATGCCATTAACCACGATACAAAAGAACTTGAAAAAATGACTAATAGGCAAGGCATGCTCCtcaagaagaaagaggaatgcaTGAAGAAAATCCGAGAGTTGGGTTCACTTCCACAGGAGGCTTTTGAAAAGTATCAGACTCTAAGTTTAAAGCAG tTATTCCGCAAGCTGGAGCAGTGCAATACGGAACTGAAGAAATACAGTCACGTTAATAAAAAAGCTTTAGATCAGTTTGTGAATTTttcagagcagaaggaaaaattgaTAAAAAGACAAGAAGAACTGGACAGGGGCTACAAATCCATCATGGAGCTGATGAATGTCCTTGAGCTCAGGAAGTACGAGGCTATTCAGCTGACTTTCAAACAG GTGTCAAAAAATTTCAGTGAAGTGTTCCAGAAGCTAGTGCCTGGTGGCAAGGCCACGTTAGTGATGAAGAAAGGAGATGTGGAGGGCAGTCAGTCCCAGGATGAAGGTGAAGGCAGCACTGAGAGTGAAAGGGGATCCGGATCTCAGAGCAGTGTTCCATCTGTAGACCAGTTCACTGGAGTTGGCATAAgg GTATCATTCACAGGGAAGCAGGGTGAAATGAGAGAAATGCAGCAACTTTCAGGTGGACAGAAATCCTTAGTGGCCCTAGCCCTGATATTTGCTATCCAGAAATGTGATCCAGCTCCATTTTACTTGTTTGATGAAATTGACCAAGCCTTGGATGCTCAGCACAGAAAAGCTGTTTCAG ATATGATTATGGAACTAGCTGAACATGCTCAGTTCATTACAACAACTTTTAGGCCTGAACTGCTTGAGTCAGCTGACAAGTTCTATGGTGTAAAATTCAGAAACAAG GTTAGTCATATTGATGTGATCACAGCAGAAATGGCCAAAGACTTTGTAGAAGATGACACCACCCATGGTTGA
- the SMC3 gene encoding structural maintenance of chromosomes protein 3 isoform X2: MNLLESAGFSRSNPYYIVKQGKINQMATAPDSQRLKLLREVAGTRVYDERKEESISLMKETEGKREKINELLKYIEERLHTLEEEKEELAQYQKWDKMRRALEYTIYNQELNETRAKLDELSAKRETSGEKSRQLRDAQQDARDKMEEIERQVRELKTKISAMKEEKEQLSAERQEQIKQRTKLELKAKDLQDELAGNSEQRKRLLKERQKLLEKIEEKQKELAETEPKFNSVKEKEERGIARLAQATQERTDLYAKQGRGSQFTSKEERDKWIKKELKSLDQAINDKKRQIAAIHKDLEDTEANKEKNLEQYSKLDQDLNEVKARVEELDRKYYEVKNKKDELQSERNYLWREENAEQQALAAKREDLEKKQQLLRAATGKAILNGIDSINKVLEHFRRKGINQHVLNGYHGIVMNNFECEPAFYTCVEVTAGNRLFYHIVDSDEVSTKILMEFNKMNLPGEVTFLPLNKLDVRDTAYPETNDAIPMISKLRYNPRFDKAFKHVFGKTLICRSMEVSTQLARAFTMDCITLEGDQVSHRGALTGGYYDTRKSRLELQKDVRKAEEELGELEAKLNENLRRNIERINNEIDQLMNQMQQIETQQRKFKASRDSILSEMKMLKEKRQQSEKTFMPKQRSLQSLEASLHAMESTRESLKAELGTDLLSQLSLEDQKRVDALNDEIRQLQQENRQLLNERIKLEGIITRVETYLNENLRKRLDQVEQELNELRETEGGTVLTATTSELEAINKRVKDTLARSDDLDNSIDKTEAGIKELQKSMERWKNMEKEHMDAINHDTKELEKMTNRQGMLLKKKEECMKKIRELGSLPQEAFEKYQTLSLKQLFRKLEQCNTELKKYSHVNKKALDQFVNFSEQKEKLIKRQEELDRGYKSIMELMNVLELRKYEAIQLTFKQVSKNFSEVFQKLVPGGKATLVMKKGDVEGSQSQDEGEGSTESERGSGSQSSVPSVDQFTGVGIRVSFTGKQGEMREMQQLSGGQKSLVALALIFAIQKCDPAPFYLFDEIDQALDAQHRKAVSDMIMELAEHAQFITTTFRPELLESADKFYGVKFRNKVSHIDVITAEMAKDFVEDDTTHG, from the exons ATGAATCTTCTTGAAAGTGCTGGATTTTCTCGCAGTAATCCCTACTATATCGTCAAACAAGGAAAG ATCAACCAGATGGCCACAGCTCCTGACTCTCAAAGACTGAAGTTACTAAGAGAAGTAGCTGGTACCAGAGTGTATGATGAACGTAAAGAAGAGAGTATTTCACTAATGAAAGAAACAG AGGGCAAGCGAGAGAAGATCAATGAGTTGTTGAAATACATTGAGGAGCGACTGCATACtctagaagaggagaaagaagagctggCTCAGTACCAGAAATGGGATAAAATGAGGAGAGCGTTAGAATATACCATTTATAATCAGGAGCTTAATGAAACCCGAGCTAAGCTTGATGAG CTTTCTGCCAAACGGGAGACAAGTGGAGAGAAGTCCAGGCAGCTGAGAGATGCACAGCAAGATGCTAGAGATAAAATGGAG GAAATAGAACGGCAAGTTCGAGAACTGAAGACAAAGATTTCggcaatgaaagaagagaaagaacaacTTAGTGCTGAAAGACAGGAGCAGATTAAACAGAGGACTAAATTAGAGCTGAAGGCTAAAGACCTGCAGGATGAATTAGCTGGCAACAGTGAACAAAGG AAAAGACTGTTAAAAGAGAGGCAAAAGCTTCTTGAGAAAATtgaggagaagcagaaagaattAGCAGAAACGGAGCCAAAATTCaacagtgtaaaagaaaaagaagagaggggaaTTGCTAG ACTTGCACAGGCTACGCAGGAAAGAACAGATCTTTATGCAAAACAAGGTCGAGGAAGCCAGTTTACTTCCAAAGAAGAAAGGGATAAGTGGATAAAGAAAGAACTGAAGTCTTTAGATCAAGCCATCAATGACAAGAAGCGGCAGATTGCAGCTATACACAAGGATTTAGAGGATACAGAGGCAAACAAGGAGAAAAATTTGGAACAGTACAGT AAACTGGACCAGGATCTTAATGAAGTGAAGGCTCGTGTTGAAGAACTCGACAGAAAATACTATGAAGTGAAGAATAAAAAGGATGAACTACAGAGCGAAAGAAA ttATCTATGGAGGGAAGAGAATGCAGAACAACAAGCTCTTGCTGCAAAGCGGGAggatttagaaaagaaacagcagcttcTCAGAGCAGCAACAGGAAAG GCCATTTTGAATGGTATAGACAGCATAAACAAAGTTTTGGAGCACTTCCGTCGAAAAGGCATAAACCAGCATGTTCTAAATGGCTATCATGGCATTGTGATGAATAACTTTGAATGTGAACCAGCTTTCTACACCTGTGTTGAAGTTACTGCAGGGAACAG GTTGTTTTATCACATTGTGGATTCTGATGAGGTCAGTACAAAGATCCTAATGGAATTTAACAAAATGAACCTTCCTGGAGAAGTTACTTTCCTCCCTCTGAACAAGCTGGATGTTAGAGATACTGCTTATCCTGAGACTAAT GATGCTATTCCTATGATCAGTAAACTGAGATACAATCCAAGATTTGACAAAGCTTTCAAACATGTTTTTGGAAAGACTCTGATTTGTCGTAGCATGGAAGTGTCTACCCAGCTGGCCAGAGCTTTCACTATGGATTGTATTACTCTGGAAG GTGATCAAGTCAGCCATCGTGGTGCTTTGACTGGAGGTTATTATGACACAAGGAAGTCTCGGCTTGAATTGCAAAAAGATGTTAGAAAGGCAGAAGAAGAACTTGGTGAACTTGAAGCAAAACTCAATGAAAACTTACGCAGAAACATTGAAA GGATTAATAATGAGATTGACCAGCTAATGAACCAAATGCAGCAAATTGAGACACAGCAGAGAAAGTTCAAAGCCTCCCGAGACAGTATTTTGTCAGAGATGAAAATGCTaaaggagaagaggcagcagtCTGAAAAGACATTTATGCCTAAG CAACGCAGTTTGCAGAGCTTGGAGGCAAGTTTACATGCTATGGAGTCAACTAGAGAATCGTTAAAAGCAGAACTGGGGACTGATTTGTTGTCTCAGCTCAGTCTTGAAGATCAGAAACGTGTGGATGCTCTCAATGATGAAATTCGACAACTACAGCAa gaaaacagacAGCTTTTGAATGAGAGGATTAAACTAGAAGGCATTATCACAAGAGTTGAAACATACCTCAATGAGAATCTGAGAAAACGCTTAGACCAAGTGGAACAA GAACTGAATGAGCTTCGAGAAACAGAAGGTGGCACAGTTCTTACTGCCACAACATCAGAACTTGAGGCTATCAACAAACGAGTGAAAGATACACTGGCACGGTCAGATG ATCTGGATAATTCTATTGACAAAACAGAAGCAGGAATTAAAGAGCTTCAAAAGAGCATGGAACGCTGGAAGAACATGGAAAAGGAGCATATGGATGCCATTAACCACGATACAAAAGAACTTGAAAAAATGACTAATAGGCAAGGCATGCTCCtcaagaagaaagaggaatgcaTGAAGAAAATCCGAGAGTTGGGTTCACTTCCACAGGAGGCTTTTGAAAAGTATCAGACTCTAAGTTTAAAGCAG tTATTCCGCAAGCTGGAGCAGTGCAATACGGAACTGAAGAAATACAGTCACGTTAATAAAAAAGCTTTAGATCAGTTTGTGAATTTttcagagcagaaggaaaaattgaTAAAAAGACAAGAAGAACTGGACAGGGGCTACAAATCCATCATGGAGCTGATGAATGTCCTTGAGCTCAGGAAGTACGAGGCTATTCAGCTGACTTTCAAACAG GTGTCAAAAAATTTCAGTGAAGTGTTCCAGAAGCTAGTGCCTGGTGGCAAGGCCACGTTAGTGATGAAGAAAGGAGATGTGGAGGGCAGTCAGTCCCAGGATGAAGGTGAAGGCAGCACTGAGAGTGAAAGGGGATCCGGATCTCAGAGCAGTGTTCCATCTGTAGACCAGTTCACTGGAGTTGGCATAAgg GTATCATTCACAGGGAAGCAGGGTGAAATGAGAGAAATGCAGCAACTTTCAGGTGGACAGAAATCCTTAGTGGCCCTAGCCCTGATATTTGCTATCCAGAAATGTGATCCAGCTCCATTTTACTTGTTTGATGAAATTGACCAAGCCTTGGATGCTCAGCACAGAAAAGCTGTTTCAG ATATGATTATGGAACTAGCTGAACATGCTCAGTTCATTACAACAACTTTTAGGCCTGAACTGCTTGAGTCAGCTGACAAGTTCTATGGTGTAAAATTCAGAAACAAG GTTAGTCATATTGATGTGATCACAGCAGAAATGGCCAAAGACTTTGTAGAAGATGACACCACCCATGGTTGA